Proteins co-encoded in one Flavobacterium fluviale genomic window:
- a CDS encoding MraY family glycosyltransferase, which yields MEYTILGILLMILMLLYFKVADRFNIIDKPNQRSSHTEITLRGGGIIFWFAALMYFLQHIESNYFFFTGITLVSLVSFWDDIQSLSNKIRISVHFVAITLIFYDLGLFSLVPIWGVLIAYVLAIGLINAYNFMDGINGITGLYTLIVLGALLYVNTKLQLFTDGNFIKYGMIASLVFLFFNYRKKAKCFAGDVGSIAIAFWIIYLVLKLILITNSVIWLLFLAIYGVDAVCTIIHRLYLKQNIFEAHRLHLYQVLSNEYKIQHRLVSLYYAIAQTAVSALVIFLYQKVNDIVLFIIVVTPLLLLYSLKFYLLNKINLKLKA from the coding sequence ATGGAATACACAATACTCGGAATTCTCTTGATGATTTTAATGCTGCTCTATTTTAAAGTAGCAGATCGTTTTAATATTATTGATAAGCCTAATCAAAGAAGTTCTCATACAGAGATTACATTAAGAGGCGGTGGAATCATTTTTTGGTTTGCTGCTTTAATGTATTTTCTACAGCATATTGAAAGCAATTATTTCTTTTTTACTGGAATAACTTTAGTTAGTTTGGTTAGTTTTTGGGATGACATTCAAAGTCTGTCAAATAAAATCCGAATTTCAGTGCACTTTGTAGCTATTACTTTGATATTTTATGATTTGGGACTGTTTAGTTTGGTTCCAATTTGGGGAGTATTAATCGCTTATGTTTTGGCTATAGGACTCATTAATGCCTACAATTTCATGGATGGTATAAACGGAATAACTGGTCTTTACACTTTAATTGTTCTTGGAGCTTTGCTATACGTAAATACAAAATTGCAATTATTTACCGACGGTAATTTTATCAAATACGGAATGATTGCAAGTCTTGTTTTTCTATTTTTTAATTATAGAAAAAAGGCTAAATGCTTTGCCGGAGATGTAGGAAGTATAGCTATTGCATTTTGGATAATTTATTTAGTTTTAAAACTTATTTTAATAACTAATTCTGTTATTTGGTTGTTGTTTCTGGCTATTTATGGTGTTGATGCTGTTTGTACCATTATCCATAGACTATATTTAAAACAAAATATTTTTGAAGCGCATCGTCTTCATTTATATCAAGTTTTAAGTAATGAATATAAGATACAACATCGTTTGGTGTCTTTATACTATGCAATCGCTCAAACTGCAGTATCAGCCTTAGTTATCTTTTTATATCAAAAAGTTAATGATATAGTACTATTTATAATAGTGGTTACACCGTTACTTTTATTATATAGCTTAAAGTTTTATTTGTTGAATAAAATCAATTTAAAATTAAAGGCATGA